In Dehalococcoidales bacterium, the following are encoded in one genomic region:
- a CDS encoding SIMPL domain-containing protein (The SIMPL domain is named for its presence in mouse protein SIMPL (signalling molecule that associates with mouse pelle-like kinase). Bacterial member BP26, from Brucella, was shown to assemble into a channel-like structure, while YggE from E. coli has been associated with resistance to oxidative stress.), which translates to MKKFGLLAIGLVTVLIIGGLAACAPGSSNVGGVAALNITSQQEGIWVSGEGKVTVIPDVAILSLGIDAQASSVAEAQDMASGAMNDVMAVLTGNGVAERDIQTQQFSIHRVTRWDNVKQEETVVGYRVTNIVTAKIRDTGSTGAIIDAVAQAGGDLTRIDNIAFSVDDPSAYYDEAREKAMAEAKAKAEQLAGLAGVTLGKATFISENIQSPPIYFRGDVMLEAAPAAPTPISPGETEVRLSVQVAYAIIR; encoded by the coding sequence ATGAAGAAGTTCGGATTATTGGCAATTGGCCTGGTAACGGTATTGATAATAGGCGGTCTGGCTGCCTGTGCCCCGGGCAGTAGTAATGTGGGAGGCGTGGCGGCTTTAAATATCACCAGCCAGCAGGAAGGTATCTGGGTCAGCGGAGAGGGCAAAGTGACCGTTATACCTGATGTCGCCATTCTGAGTCTGGGTATTGATGCTCAGGCGTCCAGTGTGGCTGAGGCCCAGGATATGGCATCCGGGGCTATGAATGATGTAATGGCGGTCCTGACCGGTAACGGTGTTGCTGAGAGAGATATCCAGACCCAGCAGTTCAGTATTCACCGGGTGACCAGATGGGATAATGTAAAGCAGGAAGAGACCGTGGTTGGCTACCGCGTAACCAATATCGTGACGGCCAAGATAAGGGATACTGGTAGTACCGGCGCTATTATTGACGCTGTGGCGCAGGCCGGTGGAGACCTTACCCGTATCGATAATATCGCTTTCTCGGTTGATGACCCTTCAGCCTACTATGATGAGGCCAGGGAGAAGGCGATGGCTGAGGCTAAGGCGAAAGCCGAGCAGTTGGCTGGCCTGGCTGGTGTCACGCTGGGCAAGGCGACTTTCATCTCAGAGAACATTCAGTCCCCGCCCATTTACTTCCGTGGCGATGTCATGCTGGAGGCGGCTCCGGCAGCGCCAACGCCCATCAGTCCCGGCGAGACCGAGGTTCGCCTCAGTGTTCAGGTAGCTTATGCCATCATAAGGTAA